Proteins encoded together in one Salvelinus fontinalis isolate EN_2023a chromosome 6, ASM2944872v1, whole genome shotgun sequence window:
- the LOC129857425 gene encoding serine/threonine-protein kinase Nek8-like, whose product MAYSTKTLAAGSFGKVYREKYNDTWAAIKKVPQHLINRRDLERECQVYNKAIHPNIVKLLGNPTLKDSKWIIPMEFIFGEELETTIFKSQKSKIQLTPSIKAAIITGMCEGLLHLHSKDIVHQDLKPENIMVEHDTHRPVIIDMGLAKFFRNGLNSAVDMGNEAYSPPEVLQRRGHRDQRSDVWAMGKIIAELCARVRLHTPSVCPAKIQEILSLQGQQYCNAVCRMVQSDPTVRATMAGIMPEIRRAVGGGNTGEQQREHLPTPFPHTEIKVTSPRPQAPVQNSTPLSRAECAASPRPEVKTLVRAPVRAPSPSRWERAALPKTEVKTEVKTTLQPQPVQRSPSPSRWERAPLPKTEVKTEVKTTLQPQPVQRSPSPSRWERAALPKTEVKTEVKTTLQPQPVQRSPSPSRWERAALPNPEVTNSPSPLPKVDKGNALVPSGMVQPSQDVLKQLLYDEASKGLPCPLPTTGKVRIRRYEQRNGEVETWEQKEVETEGGRIVKFEEVMFNNKS is encoded by the exons TAAAGCGATTCATCCTAACATAGTGAAGCTTCTGGGTAATCCAACACTCAAGGACTCTAAGTGGATCATCCCCATGGAGTTCATCTTTGGAGAGGAACTGGAGACAACCATCTTCAAATCACAAAAATCGAAAATACAG TTAACTCCATCGATAAAGGCCGCCATCATCACAGGCATGTGTGAAGGACTGCTTCACCTACACAGCAAAGATATCGTCCATCAGGACCTCAAGCCTGAGAACATCATG GTAGAGCATGACACTCACCGACCTGTGATCATTGATATGGGACTGGCCAAATTCTTCCGCAATGGCCTAAATTCTGCCGTGGATATGGGCAATGAGGCCTACTCTCCACCTGAGGTCCTGCAGAGGAGGGGCCACCGAGACCAGCGTTCAGACGTGTGGGCTATGGGTAAAATCATTGCTGAACTCTGTGCCAGAGTCAGGCTGCACACCCCCAGTGTCTGTCCGGCTAAGATCCAGGAGATCCTCAGTCTCCAAGGACAGCAGTACTGTAACGCTGTCTGTAGGATGGTGCAGAGCGACCCCACAGTGCGAGCCACCATGGCCGGGATCATGCCAGAGATACGAAGGGCAGTGGGAGGTGGCAACACCGGGGAGCAACAAAGAGAACATCTTCCGACACCCTTTCCTCACACTGAGATAAAAGTAACATCGCCACGTCCTCAAGCTCCGGTACAGAATTCAACCCCTCTATCAAGAGCTGAGTGCGCAGCCTCACCAAGGCCTGAGGTCAAGACGCTAGTGCGAGCTCCTGTGCGAGCGCCTTCTCCATCGAGATGGGAGCGTGCAGCCTTGCCAAAGACTGAGGTCAAGACTGAGGTCAAGACAACACTGCAACCACAACCCGTACAGCGTTCACCTTCCCCGTCAAGGTGGGAGCGTGCACCCTTGCCAAAGACTGAGGTCAAGACTGAGGTCAAGACAACACTGCAACCACAACCCGTACAGCGTTCACCTTCCCCGTCAAGGTGGGAGCGTGCAGCCTTGCCAAAGACTGAGGTCAAGACTGAGGTCAAGACAACACTGCAACCACAACCCGTACAGCGTTCACCTTCCCCGTCAAGGTGGGAGCGTGCAGCCTTGCCAAATCCTGAAGTCACAAACTCACCATCTCCCCTTCCAAAGGTAGACAAGGGTAATGCACTGGTTCCATCAGGCATGGTTCAACCCAGTCAAGATGTCCTGAAACAGCTTCTCTACGACGAGGCCTCGAAGGGTCTCCCATGCCCACTCCCAACAACGGGCAAGGTGCGAATCCGCCGTTATGAGCAAAGGAATGGGGAAGTGGAGACTTGGGAGCAAAAGGAGGTGGAGACTGAAGGAGGGAGGATAGTCAAGTTTGAGGAGGTGATGTTTAACAACAAGTCATAA